A window of Candidatus Poribacteria bacterium contains these coding sequences:
- a CDS encoding Gfo/Idh/MocA family oxidoreductase: MNRLKIALVGAGRRGSGTYLPIISKMKDDLQLVGICDARAEAAELWGTKYNVPHFTDTEEMIKRVKPDLLAIVITPRNNHIPALIATEYGISYITETPIHPDLEMADRMIQAAREKGVKIEVAENYYRVPMERIKRAMILEGIFGKILTAYNDFRGHGYHGVSLIRSYIGFEEKVKRVFGFSRNFTVQAHIYRRGEPPRNSENWQHGVIEFENGSVGIFNFTSLSYGSPLRWHNSTKFYGERGMCVGNEAAILNETGDVKRPIAITRKTSTVDGVEVIDALIADTEPEVIWENPLRRYPLREGEISVASELMSIVEAVRENKEPEYGPINGRIDQEISLAMARSWSEDGRPVELPLK, from the coding sequence ATGAATAGATTGAAAATAGCCCTGGTAGGCGCGGGCAGAAGAGGCTCAGGCACCTACCTGCCGATTATATCGAAGATGAAGGATGATCTTCAGCTCGTCGGGATATGCGATGCTAGGGCTGAGGCAGCGGAGCTGTGGGGCACCAAGTATAACGTCCCGCACTTCACTGATACCGAGGAGATGATCAAGCGGGTTAAACCGGATCTGCTTGCCATCGTCATAACACCGAGGAACAACCATATCCCGGCGCTTATAGCCACCGAGTACGGTATAAGCTACATAACTGAGACGCCGATCCACCCCGATCTGGAGATGGCCGATAGGATGATTCAAGCCGCCAGGGAGAAGGGCGTCAAGATAGAGGTGGCCGAGAACTATTACCGCGTCCCGATGGAACGGATAAAGAGGGCGATGATCCTGGAGGGTATCTTCGGTAAAATCCTCACCGCCTATAACGATTTCCGCGGACACGGATACCACGGGGTCAGCCTTATCCGAAGCTACATCGGCTTTGAGGAAAAGGTCAAGAGGGTCTTCGGTTTCAGCAGAAATTTCACCGTTCAAGCCCATATCTATCGGAGAGGCGAGCCGCCCAGAAATTCGGAGAACTGGCAACACGGCGTGATCGAGTTCGAAAACGGATCGGTGGGCATCTTCAACTTCACCTCGCTCTCTTACGGTTCCCCGCTAAGATGGCATAACTCGACGAAGTTCTACGGCGAGAGGGGAATGTGCGTGGGAAATGAAGCGGCGATACTCAACGAGACGGGCGATGTCAAAAGGCCCATCGCCATCACACGTAAAACCTCAACCGTCGACGGTGTTGAGGTGATAGACGCCCTGATAGCCGACACCGAACCGGAGGTGATATGGGAGAACCCCCTGAGAAGATATCCCTTGAGGGAGGGTGAGATAAGCGTTGCATCGGAGCTGATGAGCATCGTCGAGGCGGTGAGGGAGAACAAGGAGCCGGAGTATGGGCCGATAAACGGGAGGATAGATCAGGAGATCTCCCTGGCTATGGCTCGATCGTGGTCTGAGGACGGCAGGCCGGTGGAGCTGCCGCTGAAATAA
- a CDS encoding Gfo/Idh/MocA family oxidoreductase, with product MKQVRFGIIGVGGMGSGHARTMQNIEECKLTAVCDMDEEVVKSVAEQYGVKSFTDYRELIDSGLVDAVIVATPHYFHPPISVYAMKKGIAVLSEKPIAVTVKGADEMVRTAEETGVPFAVMYQTRSTGFAQAAKKLVDEGRLGEIYRASMIVTYFRSQAYYNSAGWRATWRGEGGGVLINQAPHALDLFTWLGGLPSKVSAVTRTRRHQIEVEDEASAMLEYPNGAIGYLHTSTNEAPGTNFMEFCGEKGKLVLYNNRIYFWELETPVQVFSDTTDQMWGSPKAKQVEVPIEERESGHGAIMRNLARNILYGEELISPGAEGLNSVELINAVILSGARRKEVTIPVDRDEYEEFIEGMKAKSKEKKVVKARRETDPQHLR from the coding sequence ATGAAACAGGTCAGATTCGGCATAATCGGCGTGGGAGGTATGGGATCGGGACACGCCAGAACCATGCAGAATATCGAAGAGTGTAAACTCACGGCGGTATGCGACATGGATGAGGAGGTCGTCAAATCGGTCGCCGAGCAGTATGGGGTTAAATCCTTCACCGACTATAGGGAGCTCATAGATAGCGGGCTGGTCGACGCCGTCATCGTGGCTACCCCGCATTACTTTCATCCCCCGATCAGCGTATACGCTATGAAAAAGGGGATAGCGGTTCTCTCGGAGAAACCCATAGCAGTTACGGTCAAGGGTGCCGATGAGATGGTCAGGACGGCCGAGGAGACAGGGGTGCCGTTCGCCGTCATGTATCAGACGCGATCGACCGGTTTCGCGCAGGCGGCCAAGAAACTGGTGGATGAGGGAAGGCTGGGGGAGATATACCGGGCGAGTATGATCGTCACCTATTTCCGTAGCCAGGCCTATTACAATTCCGCCGGATGGAGAGCTACCTGGCGCGGCGAGGGAGGCGGCGTTTTGATCAACCAGGCCCCCCATGCGCTGGATCTGTTCACATGGCTTGGAGGATTGCCGAGCAAGGTGTCGGCCGTGACCAGAACCCGCAGACACCAGATAGAGGTCGAGGATGAGGCCTCGGCAATGCTCGAATACCCGAACGGCGCCATAGGATATCTGCATACGTCCACGAACGAGGCCCCAGGAACCAACTTCATGGAGTTCTGCGGCGAGAAGGGAAAGCTCGTGCTTTACAACAACAGGATCTACTTCTGGGAACTGGAAACGCCCGTGCAGGTCTTCTCGGATACGACCGATCAGATGTGGGGTAGCCCCAAGGCCAAACAGGTCGAAGTGCCCATAGAGGAGCGCGAAAGCGGTCACGGCGCTATCATGCGAAACCTCGCCCGAAACATCCTCTACGGCGAGGAGCTGATCTCACCAGGCGCCGAGGGGCTTAACAGCGTCGAGCTGATAAACGCCGTCATCCTCTCAGGTGCCAGGAGGAAAGAGGTGACTATCCCCGTCGATAGGGACGAATACGAGGAGTTCATCGAGGGGATGAAGGCCAAATCGAAGGAGAAGAAGGTCGTCAAAGCTAGACGTGAGACCGATCCACAGCATCTCAGATAA
- a CDS encoding DUF4861 family protein, with amino-acid sequence MRIKPFYLLLCSLFLIISIIFSSCMMPSRRKIPEFRVVITNPLPVARINLPIAMKVEDIRKVAPDFTFKAFLVSPLEGGRDLPSQAEDTDGDGKLDTLVFLIDLEPEARREVAVRYEPKAPMRLTLGYEKRTFGGVFPELEGMAWESEKTVYLMRIDFRSTILFAPKSREGLVLKDYLGALLSNGEAKVKLNWIKCGGFGIWNGQKVHEPFNPASSPEDSVRTFTRVISDGAVRSSVQIVYDNWLVGGKRIRVSSTLSISAGRYYTLNALKIDGGNGLKIAALIPKMGTVVRDKADGLLMAWDEESRTGAAVIFPAEAFVEFLDSPSIIPRDGSENVAVVLAPDVNGDLSYYLIGREGLNSFDEFESTVKLMAKSIASPPEVKIIPKPRRKRRRR; translated from the coding sequence ATGAGGATAAAACCGTTTTATCTCCTATTGTGTTCGCTTTTCCTCATAATCTCTATCATCTTCAGCTCCTGCATGATGCCCTCGAGGAGGAAGATACCGGAGTTCAGGGTCGTGATTACGAACCCCCTTCCGGTCGCCAGGATAAACCTGCCGATCGCCATGAAGGTGGAGGATATCAGGAAGGTGGCTCCCGATTTCACCTTTAAGGCCTTCCTGGTCTCCCCCTTAGAGGGCGGGAGGGATCTGCCCAGCCAGGCCGAGGATACCGACGGAGATGGGAAGTTGGATACGTTGGTTTTTCTGATAGATCTTGAGCCGGAAGCCAGGAGGGAGGTGGCGGTGCGATACGAGCCAAAGGCGCCGATGAGGCTCACGCTGGGATACGAGAAGAGGACCTTTGGCGGCGTCTTCCCCGAGCTGGAGGGCATGGCCTGGGAATCGGAAAAGACGGTGTATCTCATGAGGATTGACTTCAGATCGACGATCCTGTTCGCGCCGAAATCCAGAGAAGGACTGGTGCTCAAGGATTACCTGGGAGCCCTCCTTTCAAACGGGGAGGCAAAGGTGAAGCTCAACTGGATCAAATGCGGAGGATTCGGGATATGGAACGGTCAGAAGGTCCATGAGCCCTTTAACCCCGCCAGCTCCCCCGAGGATTCCGTCAGGACGTTCACGAGGGTGATCTCCGATGGCGCCGTGAGGTCGAGCGTTCAGATCGTCTACGACAACTGGCTCGTTGGGGGAAAGAGGATCAGAGTGAGCTCGACGCTTTCGATCTCGGCGGGCCGATATTATACTCTAAACGCCCTCAAGATCGACGGTGGGAACGGCCTCAAAATAGCGGCCTTGATCCCCAAAATGGGAACCGTCGTGCGAGATAAGGCGGACGGGCTTTTAATGGCCTGGGACGAGGAGAGCCGGACGGGGGCTGCTGTCATATTCCCGGCGGAGGCTTTCGTGGAGTTTCTGGACTCGCCCTCCATAATTCCAAGGGATGGGAGCGAGAACGTCGCCGTGGTCCTCGCCCCGGATGTTAACGGCGATCTCTCCTATTATCTGATCGGACGGGAGGGACTGAACTCCTTCGATGAATTTGAGAGCACCGTCAAGCTCATGGCGAAGTCCATAGCCTCCCCACCTGAGGTCAAGATAATCCCCAAGCCCCGGAGAAAGAGAAGGCGAAGATGA
- a CDS encoding alcohol dehydrogenase catalytic domain-containing protein has translation MKGKMKAQVFYEPEVMKLEEVDIPQITDDQVLVKVKACGICGSDVAYYFGASSLETPTGKGPLILGHEFTGEVVEVGKIPDSLGLFKPGDRVVLDPVQYCNACEVCKKGYVNLCENKTVLGVSVDGGFAEYCAVKYTSVHKLPDNVSYEQGSLTEPLADAVYGVGKMEISPGDFCVVIGPGPIGIMMVQLAKASGAGKVVLVGTRDYRLQVGLEVGADEVFNTGDESSPIYTDDLKGRIEELSGGKFADAVIVATGSVEAMEMALEISGRRARVVYFGLPADVAVVKVPALAQILWDKTIRFSWLAPLTWPRALQLLSTGQINVERLISHRYKLDQLEQALHEVRDRKGNVMKAIVVME, from the coding sequence ATGAAAGGGAAGATGAAGGCGCAGGTGTTTTATGAGCCCGAGGTGATGAAACTGGAGGAGGTAGATATACCTCAGATAACGGATGATCAGGTGTTAGTGAAGGTAAAGGCGTGTGGGATATGCGGCTCGGATGTGGCCTATTATTTCGGCGCCAGTTCCCTGGAAACCCCTACCGGCAAAGGGCCGCTTATCCTAGGTCATGAGTTCACCGGAGAGGTGGTCGAGGTAGGCAAGATACCCGACAGCCTCGGTCTTTTCAAGCCGGGCGATCGGGTGGTGCTCGATCCCGTTCAATATTGTAACGCCTGTGAGGTATGCAAAAAGGGGTATGTCAACCTCTGTGAGAACAAGACGGTGTTGGGCGTATCGGTTGACGGCGGATTCGCGGAATACTGTGCCGTTAAATATACTAGTGTCCATAAATTGCCGGATAACGTCTCATATGAGCAGGGATCTCTGACCGAGCCTCTGGCCGATGCGGTCTACGGCGTGGGAAAGATGGAGATATCGCCGGGAGATTTCTGCGTGGTGATCGGTCCCGGACCGATAGGGATCATGATGGTCCAATTGGCGAAGGCCTCGGGCGCCGGAAAGGTGGTCCTGGTGGGAACGCGCGATTACAGGCTTCAGGTAGGGCTGGAAGTAGGAGCGGATGAGGTCTTCAATACAGGCGATGAATCCTCGCCGATCTATACGGACGACCTGAAAGGCAGGATCGAGGAGCTCAGCGGGGGGAAGTTCGCCGACGCGGTAATTGTGGCTACCGGTTCGGTCGAGGCTATGGAGATGGCCCTGGAAATATCCGGCAGAAGGGCAAGGGTGGTTTACTTCGGACTGCCCGCCGACGTGGCGGTCGTTAAAGTCCCCGCCCTGGCCCAGATCCTGTGGGATAAGACCATAAGGTTCTCATGGCTTGCACCCCTCACTTGGCCGAGGGCATTACAGCTCCTCTCAACGGGACAGATCAACGTCGAAAGGCTTATCAGCCATAGATATAAGCTCGATCAGCTTGAACAGGCCCTACATGAGGTTAGGGATCGGAAGGGCAACGTCATGAAGGCCATCGTTGTCATGGAGTGA